The nucleotide sequence AAGGTTGTGCTGAATGCGGGTGAAAGCTTTCTGATTGCTCCATGTACCCCTCACGTTGTCGCTGCGCTTGGCGATCGCCCCGCTCGCGGATTGGTCGTCGCTGCGCCCAGTGCCTTTGCTCGATTGATTGCAGCAGTGGGGACACTGGACGAAGCAGAACCATCGAATATGGCGCTATTTGAGCGTATTTCTGCTGAGATTGGCGATGAGATTTTGGGTGCGCCCGGAGATTTACCTTAAACCCCAAGACTTTGGAGCTAGAGATGAAACTTATCTCTGTTAATGTCGGGCTACCGCGTGAAGTGACCTGGAGAGGAAAAACTGTTAGAACTGGAATTTTCAAAGCGCCAGTCAGCGATCGCGTGATGGTGCGGTCGCTTAATTTAGACGGCGATCGGCAAGCAGATTTAACGGTTCATGGCGGAGCAGACAAAGCAGTCTATGTATATCCATTCGAGCATTACGATTACTGGCGTGGTGAGTTACCCAATAGAGAGTTAATACTGGGCATCTTTGGTGAAAATTTTACAACTACTGGGTTGCGAGAGGATGAGGTGAATATTGGGGATTGCTTTCATGTTGGCACTGTCAAATTGATGGTGACCCAACCTCGGATGCCTTGCTACAAACTGGGGATTCGGTTTGGACGACCAGATATGGTGAAACGATTTCTCGCTAGTCGTCGCACAGGATTTTACTTTCGTGTGTTGCAAGAGGGTGAAGTCGGGGCTGGAGACACTCTAGAGTTGGTGAGTCGGGACAATAACAACATCACCGTTGCCGATATCACTCAACTTTATGTTAATGCAGAGGATAACCCAGAGCTACTGCACCGCGCGGCTCAACTTGAAGCTTTACCCAAAAGCTGGCGCGACTATTTTCAGCGGTAGCGTGTTTTGATTTCACGCCACAATTGCACCACTTATACAATTACAAGGAGTAACGGCATGACTACGTTCCGCACGGTTTCGATCGATGGTTTAGATATCTTCTATCGAGAGGCAGGCTCTCGTGAGAATCCAACAATTTTGCTATTGCATGGCTTCCCAACGTCATCGCACATGTTCCGAGATTTAATTTCTGCGCTGGCTGATCAATTTCATCTGGTTGCCCCTGATTATCCTGGTTACGGCAACAGTTCAATGCCAACTGTGAATGAGTTTAATTACACCTTTGATCACCTGGCTGAGACTGTGGATAAGCTTATTACCGCGATCGATCTCAAAAAATATAGCTTCTACGTGATGGATTATGGTGCTCCGATTGGCTATCGCATTGCCGCTAAGTATCCGGATCGAGTGCAAGCTCTGATTATCCAAAATGGAAATGCTTACGAGGAAGGTTTAGGTGAATTTTGGGAGCCGATCAAAGCGTACTGGCAAGACCGCTCGCCCGAAAATGCAGACAAGCTCAAATACCTTGTCACCCTAGAAACAACAAAGTGGCAATACACCAATGGTGTTCGCAACCCTGAAGCGATCAGTCCAGATAACTGGAATATGGATCAACGCTTCCTCGATCGCCCTGGCAATGATGAGATTCAATTAGCACTGTTTTATAGCTATGGCACAAATCCACCGTTATATCCACAGTGGCAAGAGTATTTCCGCAAATA is from Trichocoleus sp. FACHB-46 and encodes:
- a CDS encoding cupin domain-containing protein; translation: MTQPLWLFGSRLNIVADHTTTGGQYDLIEGYFPPGIQTPPHRHTRYSEQLYVLEGEFTVWAGENKVVLNAGESFLIAPCTPHVVAALGDRPARGLVVAAPSAFARLIAAVGTLDEAEPSNMALFERISAEIGDEILGAPGDLP
- a CDS encoding MOSC domain-containing protein, yielding MKLISVNVGLPREVTWRGKTVRTGIFKAPVSDRVMVRSLNLDGDRQADLTVHGGADKAVYVYPFEHYDYWRGELPNRELILGIFGENFTTTGLREDEVNIGDCFHVGTVKLMVTQPRMPCYKLGIRFGRPDMVKRFLASRRTGFYFRVLQEGEVGAGDTLELVSRDNNNITVADITQLYVNAEDNPELLHRAAQLEALPKSWRDYFQR
- a CDS encoding alpha/beta fold hydrolase; amino-acid sequence: MTTFRTVSIDGLDIFYREAGSRENPTILLLHGFPTSSHMFRDLISALADQFHLVAPDYPGYGNSSMPTVNEFNYTFDHLAETVDKLITAIDLKKYSFYVMDYGAPIGYRIAAKYPDRVQALIIQNGNAYEEGLGEFWEPIKAYWQDRSPENADKLKYLVTLETTKWQYTNGVRNPEAISPDNWNMDQRFLDRPGNDEIQLALFYSYGTNPPLYPQWQEYFRKYQPPTLIVWGKNDYIFPGDGAYPYQRDLEDVEFHLLDTGHFVLEEEGEAIANHIRRFLTSRLQPIPA